One Cucurbita pepo subsp. pepo cultivar mu-cu-16 chromosome LG07, ASM280686v2, whole genome shotgun sequence genomic region harbors:
- the LOC111798087 gene encoding transmembrane protein 208 homolog, whose protein sequence is MANQGAKKRKEENARHMANLRRLIIACNTTYILVRMLIFHSSFTWKHWIGLIVTSAAYFIPYNQLSNMANPTYGDEGELLDGGFDMNTGGICGYLHDMIYITSFVQIMSILSGKFWYTYLVIPAFGVYKSSGLIKGLLSQGSEDEPEDEKTRKKREKMEKKASRVKFVKTKNR, encoded by the exons ATGGCAAACCAAGGTGCAAAGAAGCGCAAGGAGGAGAACGCTCGTCATATGGCCAATCTCCGCCGCCTCATCATTGCATGCAAT ACTACCTATATCTTGGTTCGGATGCTGATTTTTCATTCAAGTTTCACTTGGAAACATTGGATTGGTCTGATTGTCACATCCGCAGCTTATTTTATTCCTTACAACCAACTTTCCAACATGGCAAACCCAACCTATGGTGATGAAGGTGAACTACTAGATGGTGGATTTGATATGAATACTGGTGGAATTTGTGG CTACTTGCATGACATGATCTACATTACAAGCTTTGTGCAAATAATGTCAATCCTCTCTGGGAAGTTTTGGTACACCTACCTTGTG ATTCCAGCATTTGGGGTATACAAATCATCTGGTTTAATTAAGGGATTATTGTCGCAAGGTTCAGAG GATGAACCTGAGGACGAGAAGACTCGCAAGAAGAGGGAAAAGATGGAGAAGAAAGCTTCAAGGGTGAAGTTTGTAAAGACCAAGAATAGATAA
- the LOC111798090 gene encoding S-adenosylmethionine decarboxylase proenzyme-like, with product MEAKRGTKKSSSGSSNSSKRQQYEAPLGYIIEDVRPHGGIEKFRSAAYSNCVRKPSSAPPERSPSPIGFEGFEKRLEITFSELPIFKDSEGLGLRALTRSQLDSILEPAFCTIVSHLSNSDFDSYVLSESSLFIYPHTIILKTCGTTKLLLSIPMILELADSIKLSAVAVKYSRGTFIFPNNQPAPHRSFSEEVTALNVYFGDFYSEAYVIGDPAVPNRNWHIYSAVKSPTTVNRTDMVTLEMCMTGLNREKAAVFFKKSGGNSSAEKMTKMSGISEIIPNHTICDFEFDPCGYSMNGIEGAAYSTVHVTPEDGFSYASYEAMGFDVAELPFSHLVSRTLRCFSPAEFSIAITSSSGGGGSRTWSVDDADVEGYTCDNMVKQELPGGEWLVYRTYTVDRRRCAALPPCKSLLLLQCWKEAAAAADVGEEEAVLRRVLSA from the exons ATGGAGGCGAAACGCGGTACGAAGAAGTCTAGCAGTGGTAGTAGCAATAGTAGTAAAAGGCAACAATACGAAGCTCCTCTTGGTTACATTATTGAAGACGTTCGTCCACACGGTGGTATTGAGAAGTTCCGATCTGCTGCGTATTCCAAC TGCGTGAGGAAACCAT CATCTGCGCCTCCGGAACGatctccttctccaatcgGTTTCGAAGGCTTCGAAAAACGCCTGGAAATCACATTCTCTGAACTGCCTATTTTCAAGGACTCTGAAGGACTTGGTCTCCGAGCTTTGACTCGATCTCAACTCGATTCAATCCTTGAACCTGCATTCTGCACTATCGTATCTCATCTCTCTAACTCCGATTTCGATTCTTACGTCCTCTCCGAATCGAGTCTCTTCATTTATCCACATACGATCATCCTCAAAACTTGCGGCACCACCAAGCTTCTCCTCTCCATTCCGATGATTCTCGAACTTGCCGATTCGATCAAACTCTCCGCTGTCGCCGTGAAATACTCCCGCGGAACCTTCATCTTCCCCAACAATCAACCTGCTCCTCACCGTAGCTTCTCCGAGGAAGTTACCGCACTTAATGTCTACTTTGGCGATTTCTACTCCGAGGCGTACGTGATCGGCGATCCGGCTGTTCCGAATCGCAACTGGCACATCTACTCAGCCGTAAAATCACCTACGACCGTGAATCGTACGGATATGGTTACTCTGGAAATGTGTATGACGGGTTTGAACAGAGAAAAGGCCGCGgtgtttttcaaaaaatctGGAGGCAACTCATCGGCGGAGAAAATGACGAAAATGTCCGGAATCTCTGAGATAATTCCGAATCACACCATCTgcgattttgaatttgatccGTGTGGATACTCCATGAACGGGATCGAAGGTGCAGCGTACTCTACGGTGCACGTGACTCCAGAGGATGGTTTCAGTTACGCCAGCTACGAGGCGATGGGCTTCGACGTGGCGGAGCTTCCTTTCTCGCATCTGGTAAGTAGGACGCTCCGGTGCTTTTCTCCGGCGGAATTCTCGATCGCCATCACGTCGagcagcggcggcggcggctcCCGCACGTGGTCTGTTGACGATGCGGACGTGGAGGGGTACACGTGTGATAACATGGTGAAGCAGGAGCTGCCAGGTGGCGAGTGGCTAGTTTACCGTACGTACACGGTGGATAGAAGAAGGTGCGCCGCGCTCCCACCGTGCAAGtcgctgctgctgctgcagtGCTGGAAGGaggccgccgccgccgccgatgTGGGTGAGGAAGAGGCTGTGCTTCGCCGTGTGTTGTCGGCCTAG